Proteins encoded within one genomic window of Oncorhynchus mykiss isolate Arlee chromosome 27, USDA_OmykA_1.1, whole genome shotgun sequence:
- the mrm3a gene encoding rRNA methyltransferase 3A, mitochondrial — MAAFVRGMFWHILVAERSNILKKSNDCIVDSKRYVRALKRRPVKVLYPDSETTSPTSKQRSDQIVNKQSQKVASKMRESTVNAILKNETTNKRVSSMSWSARNGNASTTSEHTTNLKDQLGGLKFERALPGDKRLARVVSVACSRTFREHQGKILLEGRRLICDALAAGANPQMVFFSSVDRLCDLPLDKLKRATLVKVKFEDIKIWSDLVAPQGVIAIFSRPDPSRLTFPQDQRGQSVPLSLICDNVRDPGNLGTILRCAVAAGCHNVLLTKGCVDAWEPKVLRAAMGAHFRLPIFPSLDWDDIQNQLPKLVTVHVADNCSGSEREVAEEANQSNKPSKMGEYGWVSSRPNCKDMRYKEYESDFDYKEYESDFDSELSLPRLETKLYHEGWAQGNTGLVIGGETHGLSLEAVQLAEKTAGQRLFIPVVPGVDSLNSAMAASILLFEGRRQLLNLMETSGRKAKSKVQFP; from the exons ATGGCGGCGTTCGTGAGAGGCATGTTTTGGCATATTCTTGTAGCGGAACGAAGTAATATTCTGAAAAAAAGTAACGACTGTATCGTAGATTCAAAGAGATACGTGCGAGCATTGAAAAGGAGGCCCGTGAAGGTGTTGTATCCTGATAGTGAGACGACCTCTCCAACATCGAAACAGAGGTCAGATCAAATAGTCAACAAGCAGTCTCAAAAAGTTGCGTCCAAAATGAGGGAGTCCACTGTCAACGCCATTTTAAAAAATGAGACCACTAATAAACGTGTTAGCAGCATGTCATGGAGTGCCAGAAATGGCAATGCATCCACAACGTCGGAACATACAACCAATCTGAAGGACCAACTAGGTGGCCTCAAATTCGAAAGGGCCTTACCTGGTGACAAAAGATTGGC gAGGGTAGTGAGTGTGGCTTGCTCCAGGACGTTTCGGGAGCACCAGGGTAAGATCCTGTTGGAGGGGAGACGCCTGATCTGCGATGCCCTGGCTGCTGGAGCCAACCCTCAGATGGTGTTCTTCAGTTCTGTGGACAGACTGTGTGATCTCCCCTTGGACAAACTGAAGCGGGCCACTCTGGTCAAAGTCAAGTTTGAGGACATCAAGATCTGGTCTGACCTTGTAGCTCCACAAGGAGTGATAG CCATATTTTCTCGGCCAGACCCATCCCGGCTGACATTCCCTCAGGACCAGCGTGGTCAGTCTGTGCCGCTGTCCCTGATCTGCGACAACGTGCGGGACCCTGGGAACCTGGGCACCATCCTGCGCTGTGCTGTTGCTGCAGGCTGCCACAATGTCCTGCTCACCAAGG GTTGTGTGGACGCTTGGGAACCTAAGGTGCTGCGAGCAGCGATGGGTGCCCATTTCCGCCTTCCCATCTTCCCCAGCTTGGACTGGGACGACATTCAAAACCAGCTGCCAAAGTTGGTGACTGTTCATGTGGCAGATAACTGCAGTGGCTCTGAGAGAGAAGTAGCTGAGGAAGCAAACCAGTCCAACAAACCTTCAAAGATGGGGGAATATGGATGGGTGAGTAGCAGGCCTAATTGTAAAGACATGCGCTATAAGGAATATGAATCAGATTTCGACTATAAGGAATATGAATCAGATTTCGACTCCGAACTGTCACTTCCAAGACTGGAGACCAAGTTGTACCATGAGGGCTGGGCTCAGGGGAACACTGGTCTTGTGATAGGTGGAGAGACCCATGGACTAAGTCTAGAGGCTGTCCAATTGGCTGAGAAAACTGCCGGTCAAAGACTGTTTATCCCTGTGGTCCCTGGAGTGGACAGTCTCAACTCCGCCATGGCAGCCAGCATTCTCCTATTTGAAGGCAGAAGGCAACTGTTGAACCTAATGGAGACGTCTGGGAGGAAAGCTAAGTCTAAGGTGCAATTTCCATGA